Proteins from a single region of Stutzerimonas stutzeri:
- a CDS encoding S-(hydroxymethyl)glutathione dehydrogenase/class III alcohol dehydrogenase → MTIKSRAAVAFGPNQPLQIVEVDVAPPKAGEVLIRIVATGVCHTDAYTLSGEDSEGVFPCILGHEGGGIVEAVGEGVTSVAVGDHVIPLYTAECGQCKFCKSQKTNLCSSVRATQGKGLMPDGTTRFSYQGEPIYHYMGCSTFSEYTVLPEVSVAKIPKEAPLEKVCLLGCGVTTGIGAVLNTAKVEEGATVAIFGLGGIGLAAIIGAKMAKASRIIAIDINPSKFAIAEELGATDFVNPKDYDKPIQEVIVEMTDGGVDYSFECVGNVQLMRAALECCHKGWGESTIIGVAGAGQEISTRPFQLVTGRVWRGSAFGGVKGRTELPNYVEKAQSGEIPLDTFITHNMPLDQINEAFDLMHEGKSIRTVIHF, encoded by the coding sequence ATGACCATCAAGTCGCGTGCTGCCGTTGCCTTCGGCCCTAATCAGCCCCTACAGATCGTTGAAGTGGATGTCGCGCCGCCCAAGGCTGGCGAGGTCCTGATCCGTATTGTGGCCACAGGCGTCTGTCACACCGACGCCTACACGCTCTCCGGCGAGGATTCAGAAGGCGTGTTCCCCTGCATCCTCGGCCATGAGGGCGGCGGGATTGTGGAGGCGGTGGGTGAGGGCGTCACCTCGGTCGCCGTTGGCGATCATGTGATCCCGCTCTATACCGCCGAGTGCGGTCAGTGCAAATTCTGCAAGTCTCAGAAGACCAACCTCTGCAGCTCCGTTCGCGCCACTCAGGGTAAGGGCCTGATGCCAGACGGCACCACCCGCTTCAGCTATCAGGGCGAGCCGATCTACCACTACATGGGCTGTTCGACCTTCTCCGAATACACCGTGCTGCCGGAAGTCTCGGTGGCTAAGATCCCGAAAGAGGCACCGCTGGAAAAAGTCTGTCTGCTCGGTTGCGGCGTGACCACCGGCATTGGCGCGGTGTTGAACACGGCCAAGGTCGAAGAAGGCGCGACCGTGGCGATCTTCGGCCTGGGCGGCATCGGCCTGGCGGCAATCATTGGCGCGAAGATGGCCAAGGCCAGCCGAATCATCGCCATTGACATCAACCCTAGCAAGTTCGCCATCGCCGAAGAGCTGGGCGCTACAGACTTCGTCAATCCGAAGGATTACGACAAGCCGATTCAAGAGGTGATCGTCGAGATGACCGACGGCGGCGTCGATTACTCCTTCGAGTGCGTTGGCAACGTGCAGCTGATGCGCGCGGCGCTGGAGTGCTGTCACAAGGGGTGGGGTGAGTCGACCATCATCGGCGTCGCCGGCGCCGGGCAGGAGATCAGCACCCGGCCATTTCAACTGGTCACCGGGCGTGTCTGGCGCGGCTCGGCGTTCGGCGGCGTAAAGGGCCGTACCGAGCTACCGAACTACGTGGAGAAGGCGCAGAGCGGTGAGATCCCGCTGGATACCTTCATCACCCACAACATGCCGCTGGACCAGATCAACGAAGCGTTCGACCTGATGCACGAAGGCAAGAGCATTCGTACCGTCATCCATTTCTAA
- the ispD gene encoding 2-C-methyl-D-erythritol 4-phosphate cytidylyltransferase has protein sequence MTPRQPPLFWVVIPAAGVGSRMRADRPKQYLLLGERSIIEHTLDCFLNHPALAGVVVCIAAEDPYWPSLPCASDARIERASGGQERCDSVLNGLQRLGELGAADNDWVLVHDAARPNLARGDLDKLLAELACDSVGGLLAVPARDTLKRVGADGRVVETVDRSVIWQAFTPQMFRLGMLREALEAALIAGVQVTDEASALEWAGHSPRVVEGRADNLKVTRPEDLEWLAQRWSADHPS, from the coding sequence ATGACCCCCCGCCAGCCGCCGTTGTTCTGGGTAGTCATCCCCGCTGCCGGCGTTGGCAGCCGCATGCGCGCCGATCGCCCCAAGCAGTACTTGCTGCTGGGCGAGCGCAGCATCATCGAACATACCCTCGATTGTTTTCTGAATCACCCGGCGCTGGCCGGAGTCGTGGTCTGCATCGCCGCGGAAGACCCCTACTGGCCAAGTCTGCCCTGTGCGAGCGACGCTCGGATTGAGCGTGCTTCGGGTGGGCAGGAGCGATGTGATTCGGTCCTCAATGGATTACAGCGCCTTGGCGAGTTGGGTGCAGCTGACAATGACTGGGTACTGGTGCATGACGCAGCCCGGCCCAATCTGGCGCGGGGAGATCTGGACAAGTTACTCGCCGAGTTGGCGTGCGACTCGGTCGGCGGGCTGCTGGCAGTACCGGCGCGAGATACGCTCAAGCGCGTAGGGGCGGATGGGCGCGTGGTGGAGACGGTTGACCGCAGCGTCATCTGGCAAGCTTTCACGCCACAGATGTTCCGCCTCGGAATGTTGCGTGAGGCACTTGAGGCGGCGCTCATTGCCGGTGTACAGGTTACTGACGAGGCTTCCGCGCTGGAGTGGGCCGGTCACTCGCCCCGGGTTGTGGAAGGGCGAGCAGACAATCTCAAAGTGACTCGGCCCGAAGACCTTGAGTGGCTTGCGCAGCGCTGGAGCGCCGACCATCCAAGTTGA
- the hpf gene encoding ribosome hibernation-promoting factor, HPF/YfiA family codes for MQVLVNSNRSISVTSELEERVKATVETELERFDDHLTRVEVHLNDENSNKSGPQDKRCQMEARVKGHDPISATHKAESLDLAINGAAEKLNHALGHALDKLNRH; via the coding sequence ATGCAGGTTCTGGTGAACAGCAACCGCAGCATCAGCGTTACCAGTGAGCTTGAAGAGCGGGTCAAAGCAACGGTCGAAACCGAGCTGGAGCGCTTCGATGATCATCTGACCCGAGTCGAGGTGCATCTCAACGACGAAAACAGCAACAAGAGCGGACCGCAGGACAAGCGCTGCCAGATGGAAGCGCGGGTCAAGGGCCACGACCCTATCTCGGCCACCCACAAGGCCGAATCACTTGACCTTGCAATCAACGGCGCAGCGGAAAAGCTGAACCACGCACTAGGTCACGCGCTGGACAAACTCAACCGCCACTGA
- a CDS encoding LysR substrate-binding domain-containing protein, whose translation MNRWEGLDEFVAVAECGSFMRAAERLRVSSSHVSRQVARLEERLQARLLYRTTRRVSLTEAGHTFFARCQRLIEERDEAFLAISDLHSAPTGLLRMTAAVAYGERFIVPLVNEFMARHPQLRVDIELSNRTLDLVQEGYDLAIRLGKLGESRLVATRIAPRAMYLCAAPSYLERYGRPHTLSELARHNCLIGTSDIWSFQVEGREQHFKPSGNWRCNSGEAVLDAALRGFGLCQLPDYYVQAPLHRGELVSLLEGNQPPDTAVWAVYPQRRYPLPKVRLLVEALKTGLARRNEYAAGRN comes from the coding sequence ATGAACCGCTGGGAAGGCCTCGACGAATTCGTCGCCGTAGCCGAATGCGGCAGCTTCATGCGTGCCGCCGAGCGCCTGCGCGTGTCGTCCTCGCATGTCAGCCGACAGGTTGCGCGCCTAGAAGAGCGCCTGCAGGCGCGCCTGCTCTATCGCACCACCCGCCGCGTCTCGCTCACCGAAGCCGGGCATACCTTCTTCGCACGCTGCCAGCGGCTGATCGAGGAACGTGACGAAGCCTTTCTCGCCATCAGCGACCTGCACAGTGCGCCCACCGGATTGCTACGCATGACCGCAGCTGTGGCCTATGGCGAGCGCTTCATCGTGCCGCTGGTAAACGAATTCATGGCCCGGCACCCGCAACTGCGAGTGGATATCGAGCTGTCCAATCGCACCCTCGACCTGGTTCAAGAAGGCTATGACCTCGCTATCCGCCTCGGCAAGCTGGGCGAGTCGCGGCTGGTTGCCACGCGTATCGCACCGCGAGCCATGTACCTGTGTGCCGCGCCTAGCTATCTGGAGCGCTACGGAAGACCGCACACCCTGTCGGAATTGGCGCGCCACAACTGCCTGATTGGCACGAGTGACATTTGGTCCTTCCAGGTCGAGGGTCGCGAGCAGCACTTCAAGCCCAGCGGCAACTGGCGCTGTAATAGCGGTGAGGCGGTACTGGACGCCGCCCTGCGTGGTTTTGGTCTCTGCCAATTGCCGGACTACTACGTGCAGGCGCCGCTGCATCGCGGTGAGCTGGTGTCATTGCTGGAAGGCAACCAGCCACCGGATACCGCCGTCTGGGCTGTCTACCCCCAACGCCGGTATCCGCTACCGAAGGTTCGCCTGCTGGTGGAAGCGCTCAAGACCGGTCTCGCCAGGCGCAACGAATACGCCGCCGGCCGAAACTGA
- the fghA gene encoding S-formylglutathione hydrolase, translating into MSLEIVSSNKIFGGWHKRYRHRSTSLNCDMIFAVYLPPQAEQGEKLPVLYWLSGLTCTDENFMQKAGALRLAAELGLIIVAPDTSPRGAGVPDDPDGAWDFGLGAGFYLNATEEPWAQHYRMYDYVVDELPSLVEANFPVSDRRGISGHSMGGHGALICALKNPGRYQSLSAFAPISNPLNCPWGERAFSRYLGEDRSRWREWDACALIADAREKLPMLIDQGDRDDFMDGQLKPQALQAAANAANHPLTLRIQPGYDHSYFFIASFIDDHLQHHAEALKR; encoded by the coding sequence ATGAGTCTTGAAATCGTTTCCAGCAACAAGATCTTCGGCGGTTGGCACAAACGCTATCGTCACCGTTCCACCAGCCTGAACTGCGACATGATTTTTGCCGTGTACCTGCCACCCCAAGCAGAACAGGGCGAGAAGCTGCCGGTGCTGTACTGGCTGTCCGGGCTGACCTGCACCGACGAGAACTTCATGCAGAAGGCCGGGGCGCTGCGTCTGGCTGCCGAGCTCGGCCTGATCATCGTTGCGCCGGATACCAGCCCGCGGGGTGCCGGCGTGCCGGACGATCCTGACGGTGCTTGGGATTTTGGTCTTGGCGCCGGCTTCTACCTCAATGCTACGGAGGAGCCCTGGGCGCAGCATTACCGGATGTACGATTACGTGGTCGACGAGTTGCCGTCTTTGGTCGAGGCGAACTTCCCGGTCTCCGACCGCCGTGGCATCAGTGGGCACTCGATGGGTGGCCACGGTGCGCTGATCTGCGCACTGAAGAATCCTGGTCGCTACCAGTCGCTGTCGGCTTTTGCGCCGATCAGCAATCCACTCAACTGCCCGTGGGGTGAGAGGGCTTTCAGTCGTTATCTGGGCGAGGATCGTTCGCGCTGGCGCGAGTGGGATGCCTGTGCGCTGATCGCCGACGCCAGGGAAAAGCTGCCGATGTTGATCGATCAGGGCGATCGCGATGACTTCATGGATGGCCAGCTCAAGCCGCAGGCGCTACAGGCGGCAGCAAACGCGGCCAATCACCCGCTGACGCTGCGCATCCAGCCGGGCTACGATCATAGCTACTTCTTCATCGCCAGCTTCATCGATGACCACCTGCAGCATCATGCCGAGGCGTTGAAACGTTGA